In Sphaeramia orbicularis chromosome 7, fSphaOr1.1, whole genome shotgun sequence, one genomic interval encodes:
- the phf8 gene encoding histone lysine demethylase PHF8, translating to MASVPVYCLCRLPYDVTRFMIECDICQDWFHGSCVGVEEDKAAEIDLYHCPNCQVTHGPSVMRKRRGGNKQADGGAAGVRDPSRPVKTGSPQFVRELRTRTFPNADEVLLKPSGAQLTVEFLEEHSFSVPVMVLRRDGLGMTLPPASFSVSDIEHYIGADKEIDVIDVSRQCDLKMRLGDFVEYYNSPNRDRVLNVISLEFSETRLSNLVETPKIVRKLSWVENLWPEESVFERPNVQKYCLMGVKDSYTDFHIDFGGTSVWYHVLRGEKIFYLISPTPANLALFERWSSSSNQNEMFFGDQVDMCYKCSVKQGNTLFIPTGWIHAVLTPVDCLAFGGNFLHSLNIDMQLRAYEIEKRLSTADLFKFPNFETVCWYVGKHLLDTFRGLRENRRHPASYLVHGAKALNNAFRSWTRKEALAEHEVEIPETINTQTLVKDLAKEIRLVEDIFQQNIGRTGQQYPGSPLSKAPLTTAQNSGRPPGKKKGPKPKEVLGGLALPGTKKKNQKGVLKAEAGELDLLEIHTKHTLKKFQPGKSKNKNKLELPLEEFEGKLNKSKLKLVLTNGKIQGKKDGSSNGAGSAGSYKHLAMEGSSLSDFESEDELQIDETPPPRRKPAGSGKKKKLSGLPRKLPRAKPCSDPNRIREPGEVDFDIEEDYTTDEEALAAHGVKGGAGGILDLLKASKQVAGLDSALSEEAPASPSTRDAIQGMLSMANPPSSSSSSSSSSPLSISGGLTEGLGVVKEKGGRAVWVTGGVKKTGTPEKKPVIQRPGKRPIKRPARHLSDEESPDEQETLGTCFKDSDYVYPSLESDEEDHATKAKMKKKKNWDDTPWSPKARVMPTLPKQDRPAREGARVASVETGLAAAAAKLAQQEQQKPAKRKYTKKQRPPAPVASPPPVQTEPSPPSPPPATDSAADFSPDRRMDYYSASLLDHEYTAGPGPFGPGGPRGSGAMAPGVFLTSRRPSLSPQNSSSHSGVSPAGLASQGATGVGQGKRPKKGLATAKQRLGKILKIHRNGKLLL from the exons ATGGCATCTGTTCCAGTCTACTGTCTGTGTCGCCTTCCTTATGATGTGACACGTTTCATGATTGAGTGTGACATTTGCCAAGACTGGTTCCATGGAAG TTGTGTTGGAGTAGAAGAGGATAAAGCAGCTGAGATCGACCTGTATCATTGCCCTAACTGTCAGGTTACTCATGGCCCATCTGTCA TGCGTAAGCGCCGCGGAGGCAACAAGCAAGCAGATGGAGGTGCTGCTGGAGTACGAGACCCAAGTCGGCCAGTTAAAACAGGCAGCCCTCAGTTTGTGAGGGAGCTACGAACTCGCACCTTTCCAAA TGCGGATGAGGTTTTACTGAAGCCCTCGGGAGCCCAGCTGACAGTTGAATTTCTGGAGGAGCATTCATTCAGTGTTCCTGTCATGGTGCTGCGGCGTGATGGCCTTGGAATGACCCTGCCCCCGGCATCATTCAGTGTCAGTGACATAGAGCActatattg GTGCAGACAAAGAGATTGATGTGATTGATGTATCTCGCCAGTGTGACTTGAAGATGCGGTTAGGAGACTTCGTAGAGTATTACAACAGTCCTAACAGAGACAGAGTTCTCAATGTCATCAGTCTGGAGTTCTCTGAGACCAG GCTCTCAAACTTGGTGGAGACTCCAAAGATTGTCAGAAAACTCTCCTGGGTGGAAAACCTCTGGCCTGAGGAGTCTGTGTTTGAACGCCCTAATGTGCAGAAGTACTGCCTAATGGGTGTAAAGGATAGCTACACAGACTTTCACATTGATTTTGGAGGTACCTCAGTATGGTACCATGTTCTGAGG GGCGAAAAAATCTTCTATCTGATTTCCCCTACCCCAGCCAACCTGGCACTGTTTGAAAGATGGAGTTCTTCATCAAACCAGAATGAAATGTTCTTTGGAGATCAGGTTGATATGTGTTACAAGTGCTCTGTCAAACAAGGAAACACCTTGTTTATACCAACAG gGTGGATTCACGCTGTATTGACTCCAGTGGACTGCCTGGCCTTTGGAGGAAACTTCTTACACAGTCTCAACATTGATATGCAGCTACG GGCATATGAAATAGAGAAGAGGTTAAGCACAGCAGACTTATTCAAATTTCCCAATTTTGAGACTGTGTGCTGGTATGTGGGGAAACACCTTCTTGATACCTTCAGAG GTTTGAGAGAAAACCGCAGACACCCAGCCTCTTACCTGGTTCATGGGGCTAAAGCGTTGAACAATGCCTTCCGCAGCTGGACCCGCAAAGAG GCTTTAGCAGAGCATGAGGTGGAGATTCCAGAGACCATCAATACTCAGACACTAGTGAAGGACCTGGCCAAGGAGATTCGCCTCGTTGAG GACATCTTCCAGCAAAACATTGGTCGAACTGGACAACAGTATCCTGGTTCACCGCTCTCCAAAGCACCGCTCACCACTGCTCAGAATTCAGGACGTCCCCCAGGAAAAAAGAAAGGTCCAAAGCCCAAGGAGGTGTTAGGGGGTCTTGCGCTTCCTGGAACCAAGAAAAAGAATCAGAAGGGGGTTCTTAAGGCAGAAGCAGGAGAGCTTGATCTTCTCGAGATTCACACCAAACATACTCTAAAGAAATTTCAACCTGGcaaatctaaaaacaaaaacaag TTAGAACTTCCGTTAGAAGAGTTTGAAGGGAAGCTTAATAAAAGCAAACTCAAACTTGTGTTGACAAATGGAAAAATTCAGGG GAAGAAAGATGGCAGCAGTAATGGTGCAGGGAGTGCAGGTAGCTACAAACATCTTGCTATGGAGGGATCCAGTCTGTCTGACTTTGAGTCTGAGGATGAGCTACAGATTGATGAGACCCCCCCTCCAAGACGAAAACCTGCAGGGTCTGGCAAGAAAAAGAAACTGAGTG GTCTTCCCCGGAAACTGCCTAGAGCCAAACCCTGCTCCGACCCCAATCGCATCAGGGAGCCAGGAGAGGTTGACTTTGACATTGAG GAGGATTACACCACAGATGAAGAGGCCCTGGCCGCCCACGGAGTAAAGGGTGGTGCAGGTGGCATTCTTGACTTATTGAAGGCCAGCAAACAAGTGGCAGGCTTGGACTCGGCACTCAG CGAGGAAGCCCCAGCCTCTCCCAGTACCCGTGATGCCATTCAGGGTATGCTTTCAATGGCCAATCCCCCTTCGTCATCTTCgtcttcttcctcctcatctccttTATCTATCTCTGGGGGCCTGACAGAGGGTTTGGGCGTGGTCAAGGAAAAGGGAGGCAGGGCTGTGTGGGTAACTGGAGGAGTTAAAAAGACAGGAACTCCTGAAAAAAAACCTGTCATTCAGCGACCTGGAAAACGACCAATTAAACGACCAGCTCGTCATCTTAGTGATGAAGAGAGTCCAGATGAACAGGAAACTCTGGGAACCTGTTTTAAAGATTCAGACTATG TTTACCCATCCTTGGAGTCTGATGAGGAGGATCATGCTACCAAGgctaaaatgaaaaagaagaagaactggGACGATACACCTTGGAGCCCAAAAG CCAGGGTGATGCCCACACTTCCAAAGCAGGATCGACCAGCTAGGGAAGGAGCAAGAGTTGCATCTGTAGAAACTGGTCTTGCTGCGGCAGCTGCCAAGTTGGCACAACAA GAGCAGCAAAAACCTGcgaaaagaaaatacacaaaaaagcaGCGTCCACCTGCTCCTGTGGCATCTCCTCCCCCTGTTCAGACTGAGCCATCCCCACCCTCCCCACCACCTGCTACAGATTCTGCAGCAGATTTCAGCCCAGACAGGAGAATGGACTATTACTCTGCCAGTCTGCTGGACCACGAATACACAGCTGGACCGGGACCTTTTGGCCCTGGAGGCCCCAGAGGCAGTGGGGCTATGGCTCCTGGTGTATTTCTCACTTCACGTCGACCCTCCCTTTCTCCGCAGAACAGCAGCTCTCATTCTGGTGTATCACCTGCAGGGTTAGCCAGCCAAGGTGCAACAGGAGTTGGTCAAG GGAAACGTCCAAAGAAAGGACTTGCAACTGCAAAACAGAGACTTGGAAAAATTCTGAAAATTCACCGCAACGGCAAGCTTCTTTTGTGA